From the genome of Papaver somniferum cultivar HN1 chromosome 2, ASM357369v1, whole genome shotgun sequence, one region includes:
- the LOC113351778 gene encoding uncharacterized protein LOC113351778, with the protein MKKNSQAVPSIELPDDLFEERLNPWRFSLIGRLNLQQIKFVDAAIILRLQWKLKGECKLIPLGRGFFTIKLDNATDRQYIKEGKWKVTNQILQVRNWISNFRPENQRTSRSMVWVRFPGLGLEFWTEKILLKICKEFGNPVKLDAATEKCEVGYYANVLVEVDFAKSIPNKIWIGTKYGGFFQSISIPDCPKFCSTCKILGHLITECRVEKSKNQSAGEAHNHSNIKTGNISNHQQSPKTGTPCIQQKTPKTPHIPFDICNEAYKEVVQVSTSSSVLNPLVEDSIISNIITPHIQATPEVVNVNGGIFNALSPIEKNKEDELSIDEEIMAEIEPHKLIQMAEVTELEKSEVKFVDAGSGKVTTELVQLTS; encoded by the coding sequence atgaaaaaaaattctcaagCAGTTCCGTCTATAGAATTGCCTGATGATTTATTTGAAGAAAGATTAAACCCTTGGAGATTCTCTCTGATTGGGAGATTAAATTTACAACAAATTAAGTTTGTTGATGCTGCTATCATTCTTCGTCTACAATGGAAGCTAAAAGGAGAATGTAAACTTATACCATTAGGAAGGGGTTTCTTCACAATCAAATTAGATAATGCAACAGATCGTCAGTATATCAAGGAAGGAAAATGGAAAGTTACAAATCAAATACTTCAAGTAAGAAATTGGATCTCTAATTTTCgaccagaaaaccaaagaacttCTAGATCTATGGTTTGGGTAAGATTTCCAGGATTAGGTCTAGAATTTTGGACTGAAAAAATACTTCTTAAAATTTGTAAGGAATTTGGTAATCCTGTGAAACTTGATGCTGCAACAGAGAAATGTGAAGTTGGTTATTATGCAAATGTTTTAGTTGAAGTGGATTTTGCTAAGTCTATCCCAAACAAGATATGGATTGGCACAAAATATGGAGGTTTCTTTCAAAGCATTTCCATTCCAGATTGTCCAAAGTTCTGTTCTACCTGTAAAATTTTAGGACATCTGATCACTGAATGTAGAGTGGAAAAAAGCAAAAATCAATCAGCAGGTGAAGCTCATAATCACAGCAATATCAAGACAGGCAACATTTCTAATCATCAGCAATCTCCTAAAACTGGAACTCCTTGTATTCAGCAGAAAACTCCTAAAACTCCCCACATTCCTTTTGATATCTGTAATGAAGCATATAAGGAAGTGGTGCAAGTAAGTACTTCTAGTTCTGTTCTTAATCCATTGGTGGAAGATTCAATAATATCAAATATAATAACACCACATATTCAAGCTACTCCTGAAGTGGTTAATGTGAATGGTGGGATATTTAATGCTCTAAGTCCAATTGAGAAAAATAAAGAGGATGAATTGAGTATTGATGAAGAAATTATGGCTGAAATAGAACCTCATAAGCTCATTCAAATGGCAGAAGTCACAGAACTAGAAAAGAGTGAAGTTAAGTTTGTTGATGCAGGATCAGGAAAGGTCACTACAGAACTAGTACAATTAACTTCATGA